In Electrophorus electricus isolate fEleEle1 chromosome 1, fEleEle1.pri, whole genome shotgun sequence, a single window of DNA contains:
- the igfbp5a gene encoding insulin-like growth factor-binding protein 5a isoform X1 → MDFAFGRRNMLLSLCTLAALVLGLSQCLASYVPCEPCDQKALSMCPPVPVGCQVVKEPGCGCCLTCALSEGQTCGVYTGTCGKGLRCLPRIGEEKPLHALLHGKGACMNEKTYKPLLYTSRDRQLQEDAHVPDVTEHLLSPGKMPLFAQDHINNKKALAVHKDRIRVGGRLKTLGNLDYSPNGADKNQPETGPCRRQLDVVIQRIKDAPRVLALSLYLPNCDKKGFFKRKQCKPSRGRKRGICWCVDKYGDLMPGSDYTRGDIQCKGLGSSNNNE, encoded by the exons ATGGATTTTGCTTTCGGGAGGAGGAACATGCTTTTGAGTTTATGCACCTTGGCTGCTCTCGTGCTGGGACTATCCCAGTGCCTTGCCTCGTACGTGCCCTGCGAACCGTGCGATCAGAAAGCGCTCTCCATGTGTCCTCCCGTGCCAGTGGGCTGCCAAGTAGTGAAAGAGCCGGGTTGCGGCTGCTGCTTGACCTGCGCGCTAAGTGAGGGGCAAACCTGTGGGGTCTACACGGGCACGTGCGGCAAAGGATTGCGTTGTCTGCCGCGGATCGGCGAGGAGAAGCCGCTTCACGCGCTCCTGCATGGCAAGGGTGCCTGCATGAATGAGAAGACATACAAACCACTTCTTTACACGTCTCGAG ACCGGCAGCTGCAAGAGGATGCCCATGTTCCAGACGTGACTGAGCATCTGCTTTCCCCCGGCAAGATGCCTCTGTTCGCACAGGACCACATCAACAACAAGAAGGCCCTGGCAGTTCACAAGGACAGGATACGGGTAGGGGGAAGGCTAAAGACCCTGGGCAACTTGGACTACTCCCCCAATGGTGCAGACAAGAACCAGCCTGAAACC GGGCCATGCCGAAGGCAGCTGGATGTGGTGATTCAGAGGATTAAGGACGCACCCAGAGTTTTGGCTCTGTCCCTCTATCTGCCCAACTGCGACAAGAAAGGCTTCTTCAAACGCAAGCAG TGTAAGCCCTCCAGGGGGCGCAAGCGAGGCATTTGCTGGTGCGTAGATAAGTACGGGGATCTGATGCCAGGTTCCGATTACACCCGAGGTGACATCCAGTGCAAGGGCCTGGGAAGCAGCAACAACAACGAGTGA
- the igfbp5a gene encoding insulin-like growth factor-binding protein 5a isoform X2, producing the protein MRSVSGNRNRQLQEDAHVPDVTEHLLSPGKMPLFAQDHINNKKALAVHKDRIRVGGRLKTLGNLDYSPNGADKNQPETGPCRRQLDVVIQRIKDAPRVLALSLYLPNCDKKGFFKRKQCKPSRGRKRGICWCVDKYGDLMPGSDYTRGDIQCKGLGSSNNNE; encoded by the exons ATGAGAAGTGTCTCCGGAAACAGAA ACCGGCAGCTGCAAGAGGATGCCCATGTTCCAGACGTGACTGAGCATCTGCTTTCCCCCGGCAAGATGCCTCTGTTCGCACAGGACCACATCAACAACAAGAAGGCCCTGGCAGTTCACAAGGACAGGATACGGGTAGGGGGAAGGCTAAAGACCCTGGGCAACTTGGACTACTCCCCCAATGGTGCAGACAAGAACCAGCCTGAAACC GGGCCATGCCGAAGGCAGCTGGATGTGGTGATTCAGAGGATTAAGGACGCACCCAGAGTTTTGGCTCTGTCCCTCTATCTGCCCAACTGCGACAAGAAAGGCTTCTTCAAACGCAAGCAG TGTAAGCCCTCCAGGGGGCGCAAGCGAGGCATTTGCTGGTGCGTAGATAAGTACGGGGATCTGATGCCAGGTTCCGATTACACCCGAGGTGACATCCAGTGCAAGGGCCTGGGAAGCAGCAACAACAACGAGTGA